Within the Comamonadaceae bacterium OTU4NAUVB1 genome, the region GGTGCGCGACGCGCTGCCGCGTCCGCTCGACTTCCCGGCGCTGGCCGCGATGAGCGACCTGTTCTATCCGCGCGTCTGGCTGCGCCGCGCGACGCGGGTGCCGGCGGGCACGGTGTCCATCACCACCTACTTCCATGCCGGCGCGGCCGAACTCGCCGAGGTCGGCACCGGCCACCTGCTCGGGCGCGCCGTCGGCCAGCAGTTCAGGAACGGTTTCTTCGATCAGGCCGCGCAGCTCTGGAGCGAGGCCGGCACGCTGCTGGCCACCAGCAACCAGATCGTCTACTTCAAGGAATAGGGCGTGGCCGGCCGCGCCCGGCCGCCATCGCCACGCCCCAGGAGCCCCGTCGACATGGACCCGACCCCGAACCCCCCTCGCGCCCCGGCGGTGCTCGTCGTCGGCGCCGGCGACGCCACCGGCGGCGCCATCGCCCGGCGCTTCGCGCGCGAGGGCCTGGCGGCCTGCGTGGTGCGGCGCAACCTGGAACGGCTGCGACCGCTGGTCGAGCGCATCGAGGCCGAGGGCGGCACCGCGCATGCCTTCGGCTGCGACGCGCGCCGCGAGGACGAGGTGGTGGCGCTGGTCGAGCGCATCGAATCGACCATCGGTCCGATCGAGGCGATGGTCTTCAACATCGGCGCCAACGTGCCCGAGAGCATCTTCGACGAGACGGCGCGCAAGTACTTCAAGGTCTGGGAGATGGCCTGCCTGGCCGGCTTCCTGAGCGCGCGCGAGGTGGCGCGGCGCATGGTGGCGCGCGGACGCGGCACGATCGTCTTCACGGGCGCGACGGCGTCGTTGCGCGGCTCGGCGAACTTCGCGGCCTTCTCGGGCGCCAAGATGGCGCTGCGGGCGCTGGCCCAGTCGATGGCGCGCGAACTCGGGTCGCGCGGCCTGCACGTGGCCCATGTCGTGATCGACGGCGCCATCGACACCGACTTCATCCGCGAGCGCTTCCCGGCGCGCTACGCGCTCAAGGCGCAGGACGGCATCCTCGATCCCGACCACATCGCCGACGCCTACTGGATGCTGCATGCGCAGCCGCGCGACGCCTGGACGCACGAGCTCGACCTGCGGCCCTGGTCCGAGAAGTTCTGAACACGACCCCGACGCGACGCGAAGGAAACCCCCATGACCACGACCGAGATCACGACCGACACCGCGACGGATACCGCGACCGACACCGGGACGCGGAAGACCGTCGAGTTCTATTTCGACGTCGGCAGCCCCGCCGCCTACCTCGCCTGGACGCAGCTGCCGCGCCTGTGCGCGGAGGCGGGCGCCGCGCTGGTGTGGAAGCCGATGCTGCTGGGCGGGCTGTTCCAGGCCATCGGCAACCGCTCGCCGGCGGAGATCCCGGGCAAGGGCGCCTACCTGATGCGCGACCTCGCGCGCCACGCGGCGCGCCTGGGCGTGCCGTGGGTGCGCAATCCGCATTTCCCGATCCACACGCTGCTGCTCATGCGCGGCGCCACCGGCTTCCTGATGCACGATCCCGCGCGCCACGACGCCTACCTCGCCGCCGTGATGCATGCCATGTGGGTCGCGCCGCGCGACCTCGGCGATCCCGCCGAGGTGGCCGACGTGCTCCAATCGGCCGGCTTCGACGCCGCCGCCGTGCTGGCCCTGGCGACGCGGCCCGATGTCAAGGCGCGGCTCAAGGCCGTGACCGAGGAGGCGGCGGCGCGCGGCGTGTTCGGCGCGCCGACGATGTTCGTCGGCGACGCGATGTTCTGGGGCCAGGACCGGCTGGACTTCGTGCGCGAAGCCCTGGCCGCCTGATCCCCGCTTCGACCTTCCTTCCCGTCCGTCACCTCCACAGTCCGAAAGCGACGCCCTCCATGAGCGACATCCTCGTCCACGCCGAAGCCGGCGTGATGACCCTGACCCTCAACCGGGTCGACAAGAAGAATTCCCTGACCACCGCCATGTACGCCGCGCTGGCCGATGCGCTCGAAGGCGCGGCGGACGACGCGGCCGTGCGCGTGGTGCTGATCCAGGGCGACCCGGCGATCTTCAGTGCCGGCAACGACATCGGCGATTTCCTGCGCGCGTCGGCCGGGCGCGAGAGCGGCGACGACCAGGCGCCGGACGCGCCGGTGTCCATGGACGAGCCCGTCTTCCGCTTCCTGCGCGCGCTCGCCTGCTTCCCCAAGCCCGTCGTGGCCGCGGTCTGCGGGCCGGCGGTGGGCATCGGCACCACGATGCTGCTGCACTGCGACCTGGTCTACGCCGGCGACAACGCCGCCTTCTCGATGCCCTTCGTCAACCTCGGGCTGTGTCCCGAGGCCGGTTCGAGCCTGCTGGTGCCGCAGATGTTCGGTCATCACCGCGCCGCCGAGGCCCTGCTGCTGGGCGATCCGTTCCAGGCCGAGGCGGCCCTGGAGGTCGGCCTGGTCAACCGCGTCGTCCCGCCGATGGAGGCCAACGCGATCGCCCAGACCCAGGCCCGGCGCCTGGCCGCCAAGCCGGTCGCGGCCCTGATCGAGACCAAGCGCCTGCTGAAGAAGGCCGATCGGGCGGTGGTGCTCGAGCGCATCGAGGAGGAGGCGCTCAGCTTCCGCCGCATGATGCGGGCGCCCGCCGCGCGCGAGGCCTTCGCGGCGTTCATGGAGAAGCGCAAGCCGGATTTCTCCGGACTGTGAGCGCCGGGCCCGGACGGCCCGGGGCCGGAGCGCCCGTAGACTCCGGCCCGTGAAAATCACCGACGCCTCCTCGCTCGCTTCCTCCAGCGCCTTCGCCGTTTCCGCCACCGCGACGACGGGCCGCCGCCGCGCGCTGGCACTGCTCGCCGGCGGCGCGCTGGCCGCGCCGGCCATGGTGCGCGCGGCGCCGCCCGCCGGGCCGCTGCGCATCGGCGTCATCGCCTCCTGGTCGGGCGCGTACGCCGACTACGGCCGGCAGTTCGATGCCGGCATGGCCGTGTGGCTGGACGCCCACGGCGGGCGCATCGCCGGCCGCCCGGTGGAACTGCTGCGCCGCGACGTGCCCGGCAGCGCGCCCGACCTGGCACGGCGCCACGCGCAGGAGCTGGTCGTGCGCGAGCGCGTCGAACTGCTCACCGGCCTGGACTTCAGCCCCAACGCCTTCGCCGTCGGCGCCATCGCGGCTCAGGCCAAGGTGCCGGCGGTCGTCATGAACGCCGCGGCTTCGGACCTGACGGCGCGCTCGCCGTTCCTGGTGCGGGTCTCGTTCACGGTGGCGCAGGTGTCGGCGCCGATGGCGCGGTGGGCGCTGCGCGAGCGCATCGCCAGCGTCTGCACGCTGGTGGCCGACTACGCCTCGGGCGCCGACGCGGAGGCCGCCTTCGCGGGCGCCTTCGCCGCCGGTGGCGGACAGGTCGTGGCGAGCCTGCGCGTGCCGCTCGCCACGCTGGATTTCTCGGCCTACCTTCAGCGCGTGCGCGACCTGAAGCCGCAGGCGGTCTTCTTCTTCCTGCCGTCGGGCCAGCTTCCCACCGCGTTCCTGCGCGCCTGGAAGGAGCGTGGCATGGCCGAGTCCGGCATCCGGCTGCTGGCCACCGGCGAAGCCACCGACGACAACTACCTCGACGGCATCGGCGGCCTGGCCGCCGGACTCGTCACCAGCCACCACTATTCGTACGCCCACGACTCGCAGGCCAACCGGCGCTTCGTCCAGGGCTTCGAGGCGCGCTACGGATCGCGCCTGCGGCCGGGCTATTTCGCCGTCGCCGCGCACGACGCGCTGGCCGCCATCGACGCGGCCTTCGCCCGGGCCGGCGGCGCGGCGCGCGGCGAGGCGCTGGTCGAGGGCTTCAGGGGCCTGCGGCTGGAGAGCCCGCGCGGCCCGATCGCCATCGATGCCGCCACGCGCGACATCGTGCAGACGGTCTACATCCGCCGCACGGAGAAGCGCGCGAGCGACGGGCGCTGGGTGAACGTGGAGATCTGACCCGACGTCAGTCGCGCGGGATGGGGCGGGGACGGCCGTGGTCGTCGATGGCGACGTAGGTGAAGGTGGCCTCGGTGACCTTGACGTAGGCGCCCTGGGCCACGGCGCGTTCGGCGAAGACCTCCACGCTCACCGTGATGGAGGTGCGCCCGATGCGCAGCAGCTTCGAATAGAACGACAGGATGTCGCCCAGGCGCACGGGCTGCTTGAAGACGAACTCGTTGACGGCCACCGTCGCCATGCGGCCCCGGGCATGGCGCACGGGGATGACCGAGGCGGCCATGTCGCAGTGCGCCATGACCCAGCCGCCGAAGATGTCGCCGTTGACGTTGCAGTCCTTGGGCATCGGGATCACCTTGAGGACCAGTTCCATGTCCAGCGGCAGGCTCCGCAGCGTGGCGTCGCGGCCGGTGGCGGGAACGGCCGCGGCGTCGGCGGACGGCGGGGTCATCGGGGCGGGGGAGGGGGGCGGCAGGGTGGACATGGGCACAATCCGGAGCAAACAACACCCACGATTGTCCCCCTCCATGCGCCGCAGCGGCGAGGCGCCTTCGGCCGCCTCCTCTTCCCCCCACCCGTCCTCCTCCCACCCCCATCACGCCGGCGGCATCGAGCCCGCGCGCGCCGACCGCTCCGACGTGGCGACGCTGCGCCGGCTGCTGCCCTACCTGTGGCCCTACAAGTGGCGCGTGGCGGCGGCGCTGGCGTTCATGATCGGCGCCAAGGTCGCCAACGTGAGCGTGCCGGTGCTGCTCAAGCACCTGGTGGACGCCATGACGCCCCGGCCCGACATGGCGCAGGCCCTGCTGGTGGTGCCGATCGGCCTGCTGGTGGCCTACGGGCTGCTGCGCTTCTCGACCTCGCTGTTCGGCGAGTTGCGCGAGCTGGTCTTCGCCAAGGCGACCGAGGGCGCGTCGCGGCGCATCTCGCTGGAGGTGTTCGAGCACCTGCACGCCCTGAGCCTGCGCTTCCACCTGGAGCGCCAGACCGGCGGCATGACGCGCGACATCGAGCGCGGCACGCGCGGCGTGCATTCGCTGATCTCGATGTCGCTCTACAGCATCGTGCCCACGCTGATCGAGCTGGTGCTGGTGCTGACCATCCTGGGGGTGAAGTTCGACGTCCTGTTCGTCGTCATCACCGGCATCGCGCTGCTGCTCTACATCGGCTTCACCGTCACGGTGACCGAGTGGCGCACGCAGTTCAGGAAGACCATGAACGAGCTCGACTCGGTCGCGCAGAGCCGCGCGGTCGACTCGCTGCTGAACTACGAGACCGTCAAGTACTTCAACAATGAGGCCTTCGAGGCCGGCCGCTACGACGCCAGCCTCGACCGCTACCGCAAGGCCGCCATCAAGAGCCAGCGCACGCTGTCCATGCTCAACACCGGCCAGCAGATGCTCATCGCCGTGAGCCTGGTGCTGATGCTCTGGCGCGCGACCTCCGGCGTGGTGGAGGGCCGCATGACGCTGGGCGACCTGGTGATGGTCAACGCCTTCATGATCCAGCTCTACATCCCGCTGAACTTCCTCGGCGTGATCTATCGCGAGATCAAGCAGAGCCTGACCGACCTCGACAAGATGTTCGTCCTGCTGGAGAAGGACCGCGAGGTGCGCGACGCCCCCGGCGCGCAGCCCCTGTCGCTGCCGCCCCTGAGCGCGACGGCGCCCGCGGGGGAGGACCGTGGCCGCGCCGTCGACGCCACCGTCCGCTTCGAGGACGTCAGCTTCGCCTACGACCCCGCCCGCCCCATCCTGAAGCACGTGAGCTTCGAGATCCCGGCGGGCCGGACGGTCGCCGTGGTCGGCCCGTCGGGTTCGGGCAAGTCGACCCTGGCGCGGCTGCTCTACCGCTTCTACGACGTGCAGGCAGGCCGCATCACCATCGGCGGCCAGGACATCCGGGGGGTCACGCAGGCCAGCGTGCGCGCGGCCATCGGCATCGTGCCGCAGGACACGGTGCTGTTCAACGACACGGTCGAATACAACATCGCCTACGGCCGGCCCGGCGCCTCGCACGACGAGGTGGTGGCCGCCGCGCAGGCCGCGCGCATCCACGACTTCATCGCCGCCACGCCGGGGGGCTACGCGACGACGGTGGGCGAGCGCGGGCTCAAGCTCTCGGGCGGCGAGAAGCAGCGCGTGGCCATCGCGCGCACGCTGCTGAAGGACCCGCCGATCGTGATCTTCGACGAGGCCACCTCGGCGCTCGACTCGGCCAACGAGCGCGCCATCCAGGCCGAACTCAAGCGCGCCGCGCAGGACAAGACCACGCTGGTGATCGCGCACCGCCTGTCCACCGTGGTGGATGCCCACGAGATCCTGGTGCTGGAGGCCGGCGTGGTCGTCGAGCGCGGCACGCACGCGCAGCTGCTGGCCAGGCAGGCACGCTACGCCCAGATGTGGAACCTGCAGCAGGTCGAGGCCGGCCAGGCCCCCTGAGCGTGCCGGTCGCCCCGCCACCGAATCCATCCAACTCATCCATTCATTCATTCATCGCGAGGAGCCAAGGAGCGCATGACGACGACGAAGATCCCGATGCTGAGCCTCATCAGCCTGGCCGACGACCACCGCGCCTGGATCGAGGCGCAACACGACCTGACCTACGAACCCGACCCCGCGCGCCGCGGCGAGGCCGTCGCGGCCCATGCCGCGCGGGGCCGCATCGTGCTGACCAACGGCGCCACCGGCCTCACGGCCGGTGAGATCGCCGCGCTGCCCGCGCTCGAACTCGTCTGCACCCTGGGGGCGGGCTACGAGAACGTCGCGATGGACGCGGCGCGCGCGCGCGGCATCGTCGTGGCCACCGGCGCGGGCACCAACGAGGACTGCGTCGCCGACCATGCGCTGGGCCTGCTGATCGCCGCCGTGCGCGGCATCGGGCGGCTCGACGCGCAGTGCCGCGCCGGCGTCTGGCGCGACCACATCCCGCTGCCGCCACAGCTCTCGGGCCGCCGGCTGGGCATCCTGGGCCTGGGCGCCATCGGCCACAAGATCGCCCGCCGCGCCGCCGCCTTCGACCTGGCGATCGGCTATCACAACCGCCGTCCGGTGCCCGACGTTGCGCATCGCCATTTCGACCGCCTCGTGGCGCTCGCCGAGTGGGCCGACTTCCTGGTCGTCGCCACGCCGGGCGGCGCGGGCACGAAACACCTGGTGGACGCCACCGTGATCGAGGCGCTCGGCCCGCAGGGCGTGCTGGTGAACATCGCGCGCGGCAGCGTGGTCGACACGGCCGCGCTGGCCGCCGCGCTGCGCGCGGGCCGGCTCGCCGGCGCCGGCCTCGACGTCTACGAGAGCGAGCCGCGTCCGCCGGAGGCGCTGCTCGGCATGGACAACGTGATCCTCACGCCCCACATCGCGGGCTGGTCGCCCGAGGCGATGGGGGCGTCGGTGCGGCGCGTGCTGGCCAACGCCGAGGGCCATTTCTCGGGGCGCGGCGCGGTGTCGGCGGTGGGCTGAGGTCCGGATAATCCGCGCCATGGAAACCAAGTGGCTCGAGGATTTCGTCAGCCTGGCCGAGACGCGCAGCTTCAGCCGCTCGGCGCAGTTGCGCCACGTCACCCAGCCGGCGTTCTCGCGGCGCATCCAGGCGCTGGAGGGCTGGGCCGGCACCGACCTGGTCGACCGCAGCTCCTACCCGACGCGGCTGACGCCGGCCGGCCAGACGCTCTACAGCCAGGCCATCGAGATGCTGCAGGGCCTGCAGAGCACGCGCGCCATGCTGCGCGGGCACTCGGCCACCTCGCACGACGTCATCGAGTTCGCGGTGCCGCACACGCTGGCGCTGAACTTCTTCCCGGCCTGGGTCAGCACCCTGCGCGAGCACTTCGGGCCGATGCGCAGCCGCCTGCTGGCACTCAACGTGCACGACGCCATGCTGCGCCTGATCGAGGGCGGCTGCGACCTGCTGATCGCCTACCAGCACCCGTCGCAGCCGCTGCAGCTCGACGCCGGGCGCTACGAGACGGTGCGCCTGGGCAGCGAGGTCGTGGCGCCCTGGGTCAGGCCCGATGCCGGCGGCGCCCCGCGCTACCGCCTGCCGGGCCGCCCCGGCCAGCCCCTGCCCTACCTGGGCTACGCGCCCGGGGCCTACCTCGGCGGCGTGGTCGACCAGCTCATCAAGGACTCGGAGGTTGCGATCCACCTCGACCGCGTCTACGAGACCGACATGTCCGAAGGCCTGAAGGCGATGGCGCTGGAGGGCCACGGCATCGCCTTCCTGCCGCAGAACGCGGTGCGCAAGGAGGTCCGCCAGCGCCTGCTGGTGAGCGCGCTGCCGCCGGAGATCGGCCACCTGGAGGCGACGATGGAGATCCGTGCCTACCGGGCGCGGCCCATCGCCGCGACCCCGAAACCGTCGCGCGCGGGCGGCCGTGGCGGCGACATGCAGATCGCGCATGAGGGCGGCGGCATCATGCCGATGTCGCATGGCAGTCGCGCCGTCGACACACTCTGGGCCCATCTGCTGGCCACGCAGCCCGCCGCGACGCCCTGAGGCAGCCCGATCACCGTCGCCGGCGACGGCCGCGAGACGGAATGCCTGTCGCGGGCACAAAGACTGCTTAGCATGAAAAGACAATGCAGCGACTGCGCCGTGCACCCACAAGGCGCACGGCGATGTCGGATCGGGGGGCGTCGGCGTGCACTTCGTGCACCAAGGCGGCGCACGGACGGCCTTTTCGCGGGCTTTCGCGGGTAATCCCTTGGATTCCGATGTCTAGAATTCCGCTGCATGTCCGTCTCACCCACTCAGGAGTTTTCCGTATGAAGAAGCAATTCATGGCGATCGCCATCACCGCGCTGGCCGCGGGCGGCGCATTCGCACAGGCCAACGACACGCTGGCCAAGATCAAGGCGTCGGGTGTGATCACCGAAGGCGTGCGCGAATCCTCCGGCCTGTCCTACACGCTGGGCAACGGCCAGTACACCGGCTTCCACTACGACATCTGCGCCAACATCATCAAGGACCTGGAGAAGGCCGTCGGCAAGAAGCTCGAGACCAAGTACCAGCCCGTGACCTCGCAGAACCGCGTGCCCCTGGTGCAGAACGGCACCGTCGACCTCGAATGCGGCTCGACCACCAACAACGCCACGCGCGCCAAGGACGTGTCCTTCGCCGTCACGACCTACGTCGAGGAAGTGCGCATCGCCGTCAAGGCCAACTCCGGCATCACCGGCATCAAGGACCTCAACGGCAAGACCGTCGCCACCACCACCGGCACGACCTCGGTGCAGACGCTGCGCAAGAACGAGCGCGCCGGCGGCATCGATTTCAAGGAGCTCTACGGCAAGGACCACTCCGACAGCTTCCTGCTGCTCGAATCCGGTCGCGCCGACGCCTTCGTGATGGACGGCTCCATCCTGGCGTCGAACATCGCCAAGTCCAAGTCCCCGGCCGACTACAAGCTGGTGGGCGAGGTGCTCAGCGTCGAGCCCATCGCGATCATGCTGCGCAAGGACGATCCGGCCTTCAAGAAGGCCGTGGACGACAGCATCAAGGCCCAGATCAAGAGCGGCGAACTCGCCAAGCTCTGGGACAAGTGGTTCATCCAGGCCATCCCGCCGGCCAACGTGAAGATCGGCCTGCCCCTGTCGGACGCCACCAAGAGCGCCTGGGCGAATCCGAACGACAAGCCGATGGAAGACTACGCCGCGAAGAAGTGATCCGCGCGCCGATGCATTGACGCCAACGCCCGCCACCCCCGGCGGGCGTTTGCTTTGCGCCGGCGCCGCCCCGACGACGAACGACAACAACGACGACGCGAAGGAGTATCCCGATGGGATCGAACTGGGATTGGCAGGTCTACTTGCAGGACCCGGGCGGGAAATACCCGACCTACTGGGAATGGATGCTCTCGGCCTGGGGCTGGACGGTGTCGGTCGCGCTGCTCGCGCTGATCGTCGCCCTGGTGCTGGGCTCGCTGGTGGGCATCATCCGCACGCTGCCCGACAGCCCGTGGCTGGTGCGCCTGGGCAACGCCTGGGTGGAGCTGTTCCGCAACATCCCGCTGCTGGTGCAGATCTTCCTGTGGTACCACGTCATCCCGGCGGTGCTGCCGTTCATGAAGGACGTGCCCAGCATGGTGCTGGTGGTCCTGGCACTGGGCTTCTTCACGTCGGCGCGGATCGCCGAGCAGGTGCGCTCGGGCATCCAGGCGCTGCCCAAGGGCCAGCGCTACGCGGGCATGGCGGTGGGCTTCACCACGCCGCAGTACTACCGCTACGTCATCCTGCCGATGGCCTACCGCATCATCATTCCGCCGCTGACCAGCGAGACGATGAACATCTTCAAGAACTCCTCGGTCGCCTTCGCCGTGTCGGTGCCCGAACTCACGATGTTCTTCATCCAGTCGAGCGAGGAGACCTCGCGGCCCATCGAGATGTTCCTGGGCGTCACCGCGCTCTACGTGATCTCGGCCTTCACGATCAACCGGCTCATGGCCTTCATCGAGAAGCGCGCGCGCATCCCGGGCTTCATCGTCTCGGCCTCGGGCGGGGGCCACTGACATGACGAACCTCGACTTTTCGTTCTACAACTGGGACGTCATCAGCAAGTTCGTGCTGAACGGGCTGTACTTCAGCGTCATCCTGACCATCGTCGCGACCCTCGGCGGCATCCTCTTCGGCACCCTGCTCGCGCTCATGCGCCTGTCGGGCAAGAAGTGGCTGGACGTGCCGGCCGCCATCTACGTCAACGGCATGCGCAGCGTGCCCCTGGTGATGGTGATCCTGGGTTTCTTCCTGCTGGTGCCCTTCGCCATCGGACGGCCCATCGGCGCCGAGGGCTCGGCGGTGATCACCTTCATCGCCTTCGAGGCGGCGTACTTCAGCGAGATCATGCGCGCGGGCATCCAGTCGATCCCGCGCGGCCAGGTCAACGCCGGCCTGGCCGTGGGCATGACCTACGGCCAGAACATGAAGCTGGTGGTGCTGCCCCAGGCGTTCCGCAACATGCTGCCGGTGCTGCTCACGCAGACCATCATCCTGTTCCAGGACACCTCGCTGGTCTACGCCATCGGCGCCTACGACCTGCTCAAGGGCATCGAGACGGCCGGCAAGAACTACGGCCGCCCGATCGAGGCCTACCTGCTCGCGGCGGTCGTCTACTTCGTCATGTGCTACGTGCTGTCGTACTTCGTCAAGCGCCTGCACAAGCGCATCGCCATCATCCGGTGACCGGCACCCCCAGACAGGAGTTTCAACAAAATGATCGAAATCAAGAACGTTTCCAAGTGGTATGGCCCGGTGCAGGTGCTCAACGAGTGCTCGGTGAGCATCGCCAAGGGCGACGTGGTCGTGGTGTGCGGGCCCTCGGGCTCGGGCAAGTCCACGCTGATCAAGACGGTGAACGCGCTCGAACCCTTCCAGAAGGGCGAGATCACGGTCAACGGCACCGCGCTGCACGATCCCAAGACCAACCTGCCCAAGCTGCGCTCCAAGGTCGGCATGGTGTTCCAGCACTTCGAGCTGTTCCCGCACCTGTCGGTGACGGAGAACCTGACCATCGCGCAGATCAAGGTGCTCGGGCGCAAGCCCGACGAGGCGAAGACGCGCGGGCTGAAGATGCTCGACCGCGTCGGCCTGATGGCGCACAAGGACAAGTTCCCCGGCCAGCTCTCCGGCGGCCAGCAGCAGCGCGTGGCCATCGCCCGGGCGCTGTCGATGGACCCGATCGTCATGCTGTTCGACGAGCCCACCTCCGCGCTCGACCCCGAGATGGTGGGCGAGGTGCTCGACGTCATGGTGAGCCTGGCCAAGGAAGGCATGACCATGATGTGCGTGACCCACGAGATGGGATTCGCGCGCAAGGTGGCCAGCCGCGTGATCTTCATCGACGTCGGCGGGCGCATCCTGGAGGACTGCTCCAAGGACGAGTTCTTCAGCCATCCCGAGAACCGCCAGCCGCGCACCAAGGAATTCCTGAACAAGATCCTGCAGCACTGAGGCGCGCTTCCGGGCGCAGGCCCTCGGGTGTCGCCGCCATCGGCGCGACCCGTCCATGTGCCACCGAAAGGCCCCGCGACGCGGGGCCTTTTTCTTTGCCGTTGCCGTTTCGTCGGAATCCGAATTGCACTGGCACGCATCATGCGATCGGTCTTGATTGTGCACAATCCAATAGCGGGTGTGCACATCGATGGCGCATCACGGTTCGTTTCCGGGCATCGCGCCGTTCTCCCCTCTGGTCCGTCCCCAAGGAGCGCCGCGTGATCGCATTCACTTCCCTTGCCCTGTCCTCCGGCCGCCGTGCCGCCTTCGCTTCCCTCGTGTCCCTCGTCGTCCTGGCCGCGGGCGCCGGCCCGGCCCTGGCGCAGGACGCCGCCGCCTGGCCCGACCGGCCGGTGCGCATCGTCGTGCCCTTCCCGCCGGGCGGGGCCGCCGACATCTACGCGCGCATGGTCGCCCAGAAGCTGTCGGATGCCTGGGGGCAGCGCCAGCCGGTGGTGATCGACAACAGGGCCGGCGCGGGCGGCGTGATCGGGACCGACGTGGCGGCCAAGGCACCAGCCGACGGCAGCACGCTGCTCATGGTCACCATCGGCCATGCGGTCAATCCCTCGATGTACGCCCGGCTGCCCTACGACAGCCGGGCCGATCTGGTGCCCGTCGGCGTGGTGGCGCAGGTGCCCAGCGTCGTCGTGGCGAGTCCGTCGCTCAAGGGCAAGACCCTGGCGGAGGTGCTCGCGATGACGCGCGCGCAGCCCGAGTCGCTGCAGTACGCGTCGTCGGGCGTGGGCACCACCAGCCACGTGGGCGCGGCCCTGATCGAGTCGATGGCGGGCGTGCGCATGATCCACGTGCCCTACAAGGGCGCGGCCCCGGCGCTGCAGGACGTGATGGGCGACCGCGTCGCGCTGTCGGTGGACATCATCACCTCGTCGCTCCCGCTGGTGCGGAGCGGCAAGCTGGTGCCGCTGGCCGTCACGGGCGGCCGGCGCTCGCCGAAGCTGCCGGACGTGCCGACCGTGGCCGAGGCGGGCGTGCCGGGCTACGAGTTCGTGTCCTGGTACATGCTGCTCGCGCCCGCGAAGACGCCCCGGCCGGTGCTCGAGAAACTCAACGCCGAGCTGCGCCGCATGGTGGCCCAGCCGGACTTCAAGGCCCGGGTCGAAGACACCGGCGGCGAGGTGGCGAGCCTGACGCTCGAGCAGTCGAGCGACTACCTCGACGCCGAGTTCGCGCGCTGGACCCGGGTGGTCAGGGAACGCGGCATCAAGGCCGACTGAGCCGGCCGCATCCAGGCACCCGACGACGACAAGGAGACGAGACATGCGTGATTTCGAAGGCTACGGGCGCGCGCTGCCCGCCGTGCGCTGGCCCGGCGACGCCCGGCTGGCCGTGTCGTTCGTGCTGAACTTCGAGGAGGGCGCCGAGTTCTCGGTGGCCGACGGCGACGCCCGCAACGAGGGCGTGTACGAGGTGATCGATCCACGCCCCGGCTGGGACCCGTGCATCGACAGCCACTTCGAATACGGCACCCGCACCGCCTGGTGGCGCATCGCCGACACGTTCGAGCGCCACCGCGCGCCGTTCACGCTCAGCAGTTGCGGCCGTGCCGTCGAGCGCAGTCCCTGGCTGGCGCGCGACGCCATCGCGCGCGGGCACGAAGTGTCGGCCCACGGCCACCGCTGGCAGAGCCATGCCGGCATGGGCCGGGAGGAGGAGGCCGGCGTCATCGACGCGGCGATCCGCGCCATCACCGAGGCGACCGGCCAGCGCCCCGTCGGCTGGCACACGCGTTCGGCCTGCACGCCGCACACCCGCGCGCTGCTCGTGGAACG harbors:
- a CDS encoding 2-hydroxyacid dehydrogenase, which encodes MTTTKIPMLSLISLADDHRAWIEAQHDLTYEPDPARRGEAVAAHAARGRIVLTNGATGLTAGEIAALPALELVCTLGAGYENVAMDAARARGIVVATGAGTNEDCVADHALGLLIAAVRGIGRLDAQCRAGVWRDHIPLPPQLSGRRLGILGLGAIGHKIARRAAAFDLAIGYHNRRPVPDVAHRHFDRLVALAEWADFLVVATPGGAGTKHLVDATVIEALGPQGVLVNIARGSVVDTAALAAALRAGRLAGAGLDVYESEPRPPEALLGMDNVILTPHIAGWSPEAMGASVRRVLANAEGHFSGRGAVSAVG
- a CDS encoding LysR substrate-binding domain-containing protein; its protein translation is METKWLEDFVSLAETRSFSRSAQLRHVTQPAFSRRIQALEGWAGTDLVDRSSYPTRLTPAGQTLYSQAIEMLQGLQSTRAMLRGHSATSHDVIEFAVPHTLALNFFPAWVSTLREHFGPMRSRLLALNVHDAMLRLIEGGCDLLIAYQHPSQPLQLDAGRYETVRLGSEVVAPWVRPDAGGAPRYRLPGRPGQPLPYLGYAPGAYLGGVVDQLIKDSEVAIHLDRVYETDMSEGLKAMALEGHGIAFLPQNAVRKEVRQRLLVSALPPEIGHLEATMEIRAYRARPIAATPKPSRAGGRGGDMQIAHEGGGIMPMSHGSRAVDTLWAHLLATQPAATP
- a CDS encoding amino acid ABC transporter substrate-binding protein, with the translated sequence MKKQFMAIAITALAAGGAFAQANDTLAKIKASGVITEGVRESSGLSYTLGNGQYTGFHYDICANIIKDLEKAVGKKLETKYQPVTSQNRVPLVQNGTVDLECGSTTNNATRAKDVSFAVTTYVEEVRIAVKANSGITGIKDLNGKTVATTTGTTSVQTLRKNERAGGIDFKELYGKDHSDSFLLLESGRADAFVMDGSILASNIAKSKSPADYKLVGEVLSVEPIAIMLRKDDPAFKKAVDDSIKAQIKSGELAKLWDKWFIQAIPPANVKIGLPLSDATKSAWANPNDKPMEDYAAKK
- a CDS encoding amino acid ABC transporter permease → MGSNWDWQVYLQDPGGKYPTYWEWMLSAWGWTVSVALLALIVALVLGSLVGIIRTLPDSPWLVRLGNAWVELFRNIPLLVQIFLWYHVIPAVLPFMKDVPSMVLVVLALGFFTSARIAEQVRSGIQALPKGQRYAGMAVGFTTPQYYRYVILPMAYRIIIPPLTSETMNIFKNSSVAFAVSVPELTMFFIQSSEETSRPIEMFLGVTALYVISAFTINRLMAFIEKRARIPGFIVSASGGGH
- a CDS encoding amino acid ABC transporter permease, with the protein product MTNLDFSFYNWDVISKFVLNGLYFSVILTIVATLGGILFGTLLALMRLSGKKWLDVPAAIYVNGMRSVPLVMVILGFFLLVPFAIGRPIGAEGSAVITFIAFEAAYFSEIMRAGIQSIPRGQVNAGLAVGMTYGQNMKLVVLPQAFRNMLPVLLTQTIILFQDTSLVYAIGAYDLLKGIETAGKNYGRPIEAYLLAAVVYFVMCYVLSYFVKRLHKRIAIIR
- a CDS encoding amino acid ABC transporter ATP-binding protein — translated: MIEIKNVSKWYGPVQVLNECSVSIAKGDVVVVCGPSGSGKSTLIKTVNALEPFQKGEITVNGTALHDPKTNLPKLRSKVGMVFQHFELFPHLSVTENLTIAQIKVLGRKPDEAKTRGLKMLDRVGLMAHKDKFPGQLSGGQQQRVAIARALSMDPIVMLFDEPTSALDPEMVGEVLDVMVSLAKEGMTMMCVTHEMGFARKVASRVIFIDVGGRILEDCSKDEFFSHPENRQPRTKEFLNKILQH